TATTTACCGGCATGGTATTGCGATAACTTCACGGTACCGCTGATAGGGTTGCGGTTTACGTGTACATTGGCAGGGCTCATAAATATAGATACCTGTAAACGTTTATCTTTAAAGTATTCAGGTTCATATACCTCCTCAATTACTACCACTTTACCATCGCAGGGAGAAATAACCAGGGAATCGCCTGTTGTATATTGCCGGGAAGGAATGCGGAAAAAGGATACGATGAACAGGAAGAAAGCCAGGGATATGACAGATACAGTCCAGCACACTGCAGGCGAACTTCCGAACCAATAAAATACTGCTCCGTTGATTAACGCCAGTACCAGGAATACAAGGGAAATGGTAGCAAATCCTTCACGATGGATCTTCATTGTTTTCTTATTAGATTATTGATTTATGTGTTTAATCGTAGTGCGAAGTTAGTTTAATTCGATTTTTCGGAACAGGAAAGTTCTGTTAAGCCATCATAAAGAACTGTACATAGATCCAGGCGAAGGGAGCCGCCAGGAGCAGAGAATCGAACCGGTCGAGGAAACCGCCATGACCGGGCATGATCCGGCCTGAGTCTTTCACCCCGGCCATTCGTTTCAGCTTCGATTCTATCAGGTCGCCAATGGTGCCAAAAACGGCGGCAATCAGGGCCAGTACAATCCAATGTTGCAGGGCGAGATACTGTTTGCCCCAGAAATAGCCATATACAGCGGCGGCAGCCACAGCCAGTATCATTCCTCCCACCGTACCTTCGATGGTTTTCTTGGGCGAAATAGCCGGAGCAAAGGGCGTACGGCCAATCAGCGAGCCCACGATATAGGCCATGGTATCGTTGATCCAGATGAAAATGATCAGCAGCAGCGGAATCAGCCAGCCCGGAGCCGTGCCTACATCCAGTACCGTATAATGTATATTGATAGCATTCAGACGGATATGAATCAGCAGTCCGAATGGTACAGTTACATACAGCAGCCCGATGGCAGAATAGCCAAGATTCTTTAAAGAAAAGTCTTTACTCATTAATACTTCTCCCAATGGCATTACCAGCAAAAAGATAACGGCCACCCACCAGCCAATGAAGCCTGTAGGCAGATGTGCTATTTGAAAGTTCTTACCGGTAAAAGTCAGCAGGATGGCTGCACCCGCAATGGTGGCTCCCCATTGGTGCCAGACAGGGATGTTGTTATAATCGGGATCGATATGACGCAACAGCCTAAAGTACTCCTGGAGGGCAAAACAGCCTATCAGGAAAAAAAGCAGGAAAAAACTAACATCCGTCCATAAGATACCGCCCAGCATCACTGCCACAAACACAAGCGCCGAAGCAGTGCGGGTGAAAAAAGTTTTCATTCTGTATTGATCTGTTAATGAATGCTACCCGCAAAAGTGGATAAAATAACCATGCGGAACAAGTGCTGTTTATTCCACATCCCCCGTCACATCGCCGGTTGGGTGGTTGTTATGATTGTGTATCAGGTCTTTGGCAGTTTGCTCATTCGACTGATGTACGTATAGTTCCGCCTGCCCCGGGAGGCCAATATTGTAGGAAGATGACTGCCTGTTCAACAGTACTGCTGTTACTCCGTTCTCCAGCAGCATGCCTTTCACTACTTCTGCCTCAAAGGGACTATTACTTGCAAAAACTTTAACCCAGTCTTTTTCCATACCTATTAGCTTTAGAAGGATCAAATCTCGTCATTATTCCCAATTTCGTCTACTTTATCTGTTGCTGCTTCTACCGGGTCGATCATGGGCATTGGATCGGATTTCTTCCGTAACGCCCAAAACACACCAATAGTAACAGGGATCGCCAGGGCTACGTAATACCATTCAACGGTTCCGTCTTTCGCCGGGTCTTCTTTCAGCATCCCATGTTGGAACAGGTATAACATCAATACCTGCATCCCGTTAACGAGGATATGCGCATATATGGCCAGCCAGAGGTTTCCGCTGAAAACATAGATGGCGCCCAGCCCTATGCCCAGCAGCAGCCTGGGCATAAAGCCCAATATATCCCCATGGATGGCGCTGAATATTACTGAAGCAATGAATACACCGATCCACACATTCCGGGTGGCCTTGATTAACAGGCGCTGTAATACGCCCCTGAAAAAGAATTCTTCCGCAATGGCAGGAACAATGGCGATCAGCACCAGGTTAATGAGGAGGTCGGTGATGGTGGGCATCTTCAGAAAAACTTCCAGTAATTTCTCTGCCAGGGCGGCCGCATCTTTCACTGCATCCGGAACCGGCCAGGTTTTATTCCACTCCCCCAGAGGGCTGGCTATTATCAGGCATCCATATATTGCCACCAGCGCCAGCACTACCTGAATGCCTTTGGGGGCAGGTTTCAGCCCCAGGTAAGTCATGGGATAAGGTTGCCACAGGTAGGCAAAAAGCGCCGCTGGTACAAAGAATGCTACAATAGAGTAAAAGAATTGTGTTATTTTCAGATAGCCGATGAAGTTAGGATTTACCAGTGCTCCATTTTGGAGGGCTTCCAGGCTTTGACCGGTGATACCCGGGGTGATCAGCCCCAACGCGAACAGGTATATGGCAAAGAACCCAAAGAAGAAACCGAGGAAGGTAACGAACTGCATTAAAACGGGAGACTGTTTCAGATAACCGGTCATAAGAAATTACTGTATTAAATTTGCGTAAATTTACACCGCGAAATTCAGTTTTTGCAGTTACTGACGGACCATCCGGACCGCTTGTAAATTTGACTGTCACTGCAAGGAAACCTGCTTGTAATAGAAATAGTATATAAAATATAAAAATAATAACTATAGCGAAAACCGCTGTGGCTATGTAAATTATGGTGAAGATAGGAAATATTGAACTAGGAGAATTCCCTTTATTGCTGGCGCCCATGGAAGATGTGAGCGATCCGCCATTCCGTGCGGTATGTAAAGATAATGGGGCTGACCTCATGTATACCGAGTTCATATCTTCGGAGGGGCTGATACGTGATGCCATAAAAAGCCGGAAGAAGCTGGATATTTTTGATTACGAACGGCCTGTTGGTATACAGATCTTTGGCGGGGATGAAGAGTCGCTTTCACTGGCCGCCCAGATTGTGGAAGCTACCAACCCGGATCTGCTGGATATTAATTTTGGCTGTCCGGTGAAGAAAGTGGCCTGTAAGGGAGCCGGTGCCGGTATATTGAAGGATATTCCCAAGATGGTAAAGCTTACGGCAGCTGTAGTAAAAGCCACCAAACTGCCGGTGACCATTAAAACCCGCCTGGGTTGGGATGAGGAAACCAAGAATATCGAAGACGTGGCGGAAAGGCTGCAGGATGTGGGAATCAAAGCCCTCACCATTCACGGCCGTACCCGTACCCAAATGTATAAAGGAAGCGCCGACTGGACGCTGATCGGAAAAGTAAAGAATAATCCACGCATACAAATCCCTATCTTTGGTAACGGTGACATATGTACGCCGGAGCAGGCAATAGCCGCCAGACAGAAATACGGGGTAGATGGCATTATGATCGGCCGCGCAGCTATCGGATATCCCTGGGTTTTCAGGGAAATAAAGCATTTTATGAAGACGGGCGAACATTTGCCTTTACCAACTGTTTTAGAAAGAGTGGAAGTTTGTAAAAAGCATCTTCACCAATCAGTTGCCTGGAAAGGGGAAGTAGTTGGTATACTGGAAATGCGCCGGCATTATACAAATTATCTCAAAGGTTTGCCGCATATAAAGGAATTCCGACAACAATTAGTAACTTTAAATACATTAGCAGAAATAGAGGACGTATTAGATGCGGTAGTACTGCAATACAAGGATCATATTTTCGAAAGAGCTGCTCCCCAGTTAGCCGCACAGGATTTTCTGCCGGCAGATAATGAAATGGCCGGCTGTAACGTTTACGGATAAACGGATACACCCCAGGACGTAAAAAAAACAAAAATTACTTTCACATGACCACATTTAAAAATCTGAAAAATGAAGTCTGGAAAGACTTACAGATTAAAAACAAATCTGCCCTGCGTAAAAAATACGCTGTTTCTAACATGGGGAGAGTGATCAGTTATCATGAAAGTACAGAAGACGGCAAGTTACTCACGGGTTCTACCGTAGAAGGGTATACGGTATTGAACGTAAAACCGGCAGATACTTACCAATCACTCTACCTGCACAGGGAAGTGGCTAAACTCTTTAGTAAAAGGTCAGGGCGGTCGCATAAATATGTGATCCACCTCGACTACGATAAAAAGAACAATAAAGCATCCAACCTTCAATGGGCAACGAAGGAGGAAATGGAAGAGCACCAGCAGAAAAGCCCGGCCAAGCTGGCCTATAAAGAAAAGCAGCGCAATCGTTTGAAAGGATTGAAGCTGAACATTACCAAAGTGAAGAGTATCAAACGCCTGTTGAATAAACCAGGCAAGAAAACAATGAAACAAATTGCCGAACAGTTCGATATCAGCGAAATGCAGCTTTACCGCATCAAGAGCGGAGAGAACTGGGGGCATGTAACAGTGGATTAACGCCTGGTTTGCCAGGACTGATCATAAATGATGTTGTCTGAACTATGGCCATGCTATATGTATGGCCATAGTTATTTGTAGCAGTCCTTACAAATCTGCCCTCATCATTTCGCCCAGCATCTTCCGGTAGTGGGCACTGTGCTGTAAAACCGGCTCATGGCCCAGCACGATTACCTGTTTTCGTGCACGCGACAACGTTACCAGCAGCTTTCTGTCGACCTCAATGTTCTTCTCCTCCCAGCTGAACTGCCCCAGGCATTGCAGGGTATTCACCTGTGCAGCATGATAAACCGCCAGTGAAACGATGATAATGTCGTTTTCCGCTCCCTGGAAGCGTTCCACGGTATCAATATTAATGCTGGCAAGGTCGTCGTCTTCCCCGATCAATGTGCGGATCAGGCTGATCTGCGTTCTCCATGGCGTCACCACTCCTACTGTATCTTTCGAAAAACCGGACCCATGGCGGCGTTTGAGGTATTGCAGCAAAGAAGCCACCCATTGGGCCTCCGTTTTGTTCATCTTGGAAGTAGCTTCGTACGGGCTGGGAATAAACACTTTCCTCCCCAGAGAAAGGATACGTTCCCAACCCTGCGTGGTTGGATGGGCTGGCATTTCGAATGCCGCCTGTTGCTCCGGCCTGCCCGAAGAAAGTTGTCCGGCGTAGTAATGATTTACCAGTGCTGCTATATTATCGTGCATCCGGAAATGAGTGTTCAGCATTCCCCAGGCATGGTGCCAGTGATGGTTTTTACAGCAATGCATCAACCGCTCAAAGAGCGCTGTACGCAGGTCGGTGATGCCCAACGATTGAAGGGATGCTGCCTGCACGGCACAAAAATATTCTTCCTGGGCAACAACCGGAGGTAACTGGTTCTGATCTCCTATCAGGATAAATTTACGGAAAGGCATCAGCAGCCCCAGTAGCTGCGGCTCTGTAAGTTGCGAGGCTTCATCCACGATCAGGGTATCGGCCGGTATACCCATCATCAGCAGCTGATCCAGACGCGAGGTCATAGTGGCTACAGTGGCCACAAATACCCGCTGGCCGGTGATGAATTTGCGGGCATCATCCAGTGAACCTTTCAGGCAATATTCCCGCAACAGCTGTGAGGCACCCGAATTACGCCCGCCCAGCCGCAGATGACTGATATCCCTGGCGCTGAGTTTATGGCATATTTCGTCTACCGCTTTGTTGGTGAATGCCACCAACACCACGCTGCGTCCTTGTTTTACCATCTCTCCTACTATGGTAGTGAGTAAGGAAGATGTTTTACCGGTACCGGGTGGCCCTTGTAACAGGAAGTAATCCCGGGCTTCCAATGCTTGCCGTACAATGATTTCCTGGTTGGGGTTGAACATCGCCGGACACGCATACGTCAGTGGTTCCCGGCGGGGAGCAGTTAGCCCCAGCAGCAGGTTCATTCTTTCCCGGTATGGAGGGGAAATGACATGAAAGAGTGCGGCAGCGGCGGTCCAGTAGTTGGATTCATAGATGTCATGTTCTATGATCCATTCATCGAACTGGCGGAAAAAATCCAGAGTCATCTGCCGGTTGTTCAGGGAAAAGCTCAGCTGATCCCGGCCGAGGTCTTCTATTCTGCCTTTCAGCAACTGCTGCTGCATGGGTTGCAGCTCAGTGCTGGTTCGGGGATAGATGATGGCGGTGTCGCCCTGCCGGAAATTGTGGCTAACGGGAACGACTATATCGAATACAACCAGGCTGTTGGTATTGTCGAATTCCCGGAACCTTAGTCCGGGAATGATGTTGAAGTGACGGAGTTTGTCTTTCTCCTGTTGCAGCCATAGTCCTGCGAATCCGTCTGCATCGTCTTCCCTGGCCACGGCAGAGAACATGCCACATTTGGCCTGCAAATACTCTCTCAGTGTGAAGGAGAGAAATTCACGATAGTAGTCTTTTGCCAGAGGTGGCGCTGTTTGCCAGGCTTGCTCATATGTGGCGAAGTGTGCAGCGCTGAAGGAAGGCAGGCCTTGTGCGGCCGCAGCTGTAATGCCGGATAATATGGTTGTTTCGCCGATAGCCAGTCGTAACATCATGGCCACTACTTCGTTGCGTAGCAGTAACAGGTCGTTTTCCGAGTGATGCGTACTGCTGACGTTCCGCAGTGGGTTGGTAGCAGCAGCGGAATACAGGATAGCAGAGCTACCTTTCCGGTGCCTGCCGAAAGCAGAACGAAGCAGGAGGTTATAGCCTACCACCTGCATTTCATGGTTTTTCCAGGTATTGTAATCCGGGCATTTCCCGCTTTTGAGCTCAAAGATTTCCTTGCGGAGTTCATCTGCATCGTCTTCTGCCATCAGATCCAATCGCCCCTGAAGGCCATACAATGCAGAAAAAAATGTGGGCTCAATGCGCACAGGTTTATGCTGCAGTTCTTTCACAGTATTGTGCAGATTGCCCCAGTGCTGCTGCCGGATATCGCGGTACATTTCATTGATGGCCTCCCGGCCGTAGGCGGCTGCCTGCAATACATTTTCGGCTACTGCCTCTACAAAGGAAGTTTTGAAATCGACATTGTTGTTGCGGAGCATCTCATCCAGCAGCGCATTGACGAGGTTGCCCTTGAATGCTGCCGGACCGGATTGCTGAGGCGTGAGCTTTTTCACGAGGTACAGTAGCCGGTTGGGGCCTTTATGCGTAAAACATTCAGCAAGGTCACTGATATCGATCAGCAGGTCCGGTTCCAGCACCACCTGGCTTTCCGCAGTAGCGGCATATTCGCCGGAACTAAGCTGGCGGCAGTTAAGCACATGAATCGTATCGTAAGGGCGTAACAACCGGTGTAGTGATAAAATAGCCACAGGGTCCATATCTTCCAGCAAAAGCAGAAAATCACCCTGTTCGTCGTTCCGGGCGCCCACCTGCATGGAGTAACGGCCATCGGCACTGGTTTGGAGTGTACCAACGGAAGTGACCATACACTTGATCAGGGTAAGAGTGCCGGAATGGTGCTGCCAGGTAACAGATAGTTTGTGCTGGCCGGCCGGCGCATATATTTCCTGCAGATCGTTGGGCGGCGCAACCTGGAAACACCAGGCCACGGCCTCTGAAAGGGCTCTGATACAAAGCTGGTGTTCCGTATCCTGCAAGGAGAACATTCCGCGTGTAGCCTTATTCGTTAGGATGCTTAAGGCTGTCAGTTGCTGACGGATATCGGGAGGAAGTGCGTTCTGATCAAAATAAAACTGCATCCGCGCAAACAGGTTACCGAATGAACGGCTTTCTTTCCGGGTAAGCTCCCTGAAAAGGATTTCAAGTATCTGTCTGTATTGACGGATTTTTTCATCTGTATCCGGGAGATGGTATGCTTCCCTTATCCTGGCGTAAAACGCGGTTGCCGTCTGTGATGCCTCCATCTCCGCAAGTTAATGAATCGTTACCGTTTGCATGGATGCGGCATTTGTTATACCTTCCGGAGGATTTATAATGTAATTATCTTTTTATGTCAACCAGGAAAATAGCCATTATAGGTGGAGGAAATCTGGGAACGGCCATTGCCCAGGGATTGCTGAAGAGCGGTTTTTCAAAGGCCGGTGATATCACTATCACCAAACGCAACACGAGTACCCTGTCAGCGCTGAAAGAAGCCGGGGTGAGGGTTGAAACGGATAATGCAATTGCTATCCGTGAGTCGGAAGTGATCGTGGTAGCCTTAAAGCCGTACAATGTGCGGGAGGTACTGCAGAGTTTTAAGAGCTCCTTTGATCCGGCCAGGCATATACTGATCAGTGTAGTAACAGGGGTGAGTATAGATGATCTCGAGCATATCGTACCCGGTATGCCGGTAGTGCGGGCTATGCCTAATACAGCGATCGCTATCCAGGAATCCATTACCTGTATAGCTCATAAGCATGCCAGTGAAGAGCAGATCCGGTATATAAAGAGCATGTTCGATCAGCTGGGAGCTACGGTGAGTATCGATGAAAAGCTGATGGATGCGGCCACCGTGCTGGGGGCATGCGGTATTGCCTATGCACTTCGTTATATCAGGGCTAATATCCAGGGAGGCATTGAAATTGGGTTCGATGTGCGTACGGCGAGCCTTATTGCGGCTCAAACGGTGAAAGGAGCGGCAGAGTTGCTGATCAGGGAAAACCGTCATCCGGAAGAAGAAATTGATAAGGTCACTACTCCCAAAGGATGTACAATTGCAGGGTTGAATGAGATGGAACACCAGGGATTCAGTTCTTCACTGATAAAGGGAATTATAGCCTCTTACGATAAAATTGTCAAGGACTAAAAGGGGAACTACTCTTTCCGGGGGTACTCGAAGAAAAGGAACTTTTTCTTAGCCAGATCAAAATCTTTCCAGCTATCGGTATCGGCCTGTATGCCAAAGATGCCGGTGGTAGGCACATTGTCTATTCTGATCTCTTCAGTAAGATAATTGGCAAAATCAGTAATTCCCGGATTATGCGCGAAAATGGCAACTGCGCCAAAATCGTCATCTATCTTGGTAATTACTTTCAGGAAGGTGGCAGCATAACAAAGGTAGAGTTCTTCTTCCAACAGGATGGCTTGCTTGGGGTATTTCCACTCACTGGCCATCATTTTGGCAGTTGTTCTTGCCCTTTTTGCCGGACTCGAGATGATCAGTTCCGGAACCATACCGCGTGAAATAAGCCTTTTGGCCATTTCCGGAGCATTTTGCTTACCCCTTTTGTTGAGTGGCCGGTCAAAATCATCCATATCCGGATCCGTCCAGCTGGATTTTGCATGACGTATTAGCAGTAATGTTTTCATGGTCTGAAAACCTATAGTTAACTGAGGCGAAAATACTGATTTTACAGGAAGATAACTTGTTAGACTTATAATGTGTAAGTTATGGGGCTTATTTAAGATAAAATTAACTTAGCAATTGGCCTTTTGCAGCTAATCATAAAAAAAATGCAGCGAGGATTATCTGATAATCCCCGCTGCATTTTTTTTATGGTCAGCCGTTAGTATCCTCTTTCGTTCTTGCCTTCGATATAATTCATGAATGCCTTGTTCACCACTCTGTTACCGCCCGGGGTAGGATAATCACCGGTAAAGTACCAGTCGCCCAGGTTATTCGGACATGCCTGGTGGAGGCTTTCGATGGATTGATAGATGAGTTCTATTTCGGCGCCTATACCCTTAGGAGTGAGTATTTCCGCGATTTTGGCGGAAATCTGCTCAGGGGTGAAAGGCTTGTAGATATTTTTTACGACGTTCTGGGCGTGCAGGGTGTTGGTACGGGCCAGTTCCTTGCATAAACCATATGCTTCCTGGAGGATATATTCCTTGCCATGATCTTTCAGCAGGGCGATAGCGGCTTGGAATGCCACGAAATCTCCCATTTTGCTCATATCGATACCATAGCAGTCCGGGTAGCGGATTTGCGGGGCTGATGATACAATGATGAGCTTTTTAGGGCCAAGGCGATCCAGCATCTTTATGATACTTTCCTTTAGCGTGGTACCACGTACGATAGAGTCGTCGATTACAACAAGGGAGTCGATGCCGGGTCTTACAGTACCGTAGGTGATATCGTACACGTGCTGTACCATCTCGTTACGGCTGGAATCTTCGGTGATGAACGTACGCATTTTTACGTCTTTGATAGCGATTTTATCAATACGAATGCGGCGATTCACCATTTCAGACAGCTTTTCGGCGTCGAAATCATTGCCCCAGGAAAGGATACGCTCCACTTTTATTTTGTTCAGGTAGTCTTCCAGGCCTTTCAATAAGCCATAGAAGGCTATTTCCGCAGTGTTCGGGATAAAGGAGAAGATAGTATTGCGAAGGTCGTTATCGATGGCTTTCAGCACGGTGGCTGAAAGATTGCGGCCCAGGGCAGTACGTTCTTTATAGATCTTTTCGTCGTTACCGCGTGAGAAGTAGATCCTTTCAAAGCTGCATGCTTTGCGTTCTTTGGGTTCGAGGATCTGTTCTATGGCGTATTCGCCGTTATTTTTCACGATGAGGGCATTGCCTGGCATCAGCTCCAGTACTTCATTTTCGCCCACGTTGAAGGTGGTACGGATAGCAGCCCTTTCAGAAGCAGCAACAATGACGTCTTCATTAATATAGTAGTAAGATGGGCGGATGCCGTGAGCATCTCTGATAACAAAAGCATCGCCGGAGCCGATAAGGCCGCAGGCATGATAGCCTCCGTCGAACATGGAAAATGCCTGTTGCAGGATCTTTTTGATGTCCAGTTCGGAAGTGCCGTCGTTATCTTCTTTTACGAGGAAATGGTGTACCACTTCCAGCATAGCAGCGAGGTCGCTGTTTTTGTGTGTTTCGCCTGGTTCAGCTTTGGAGAATTTGAAAAGTTCGTCGGCGTTTACCAGGTTGAAGTTTCCGGCCATTGCAAGATTCCGGGCCGGGATGGTGTTATAGCGGAGGAACGGGTGGCAGAGTTCAACATTGTTTTTACCCTGTGTAGCGTAGCGAAGATGGCCCATCAGAAGCTCGCCCAGGAAACGGACGTGGCCTTTCATGAGGCCCGGGTATTTGGTGATCTCCGGTTGGTATCTTTCTATTTCGTGTATTTCGTCGCGGATTTTTCCGAAGATATCGCCGATGGCCTGAGGGGCGGCACTACGGAAACGATGCATAAAGGGAACCCCCGGTTCGGTATTCAGTTTTACGGTTGCCAGCCCGGCGCCATCCTGGCCCCTGTTGTGCTGTTTTTCCATGAGCAGGTACAATTTGTTCAGCCCATAGAAAACGCTCCCATATTTTTGTTGGTAGTAGGAAAACGGCTTTCTTAATCTTATAAATGCCAGACCGCATTCATGTTTGATCGCATCACTCATGGCAGAAAATTGAAGTCGCAAAGGTACACCAAAAAATGGGTAAAAAGTGAAGTGGAAAACCGGTTTAGCTGCAAGCCCCTGGAGTCAGGCGTTTAGATGGCAGTTGAGAAAGTACCCGCATAAAAAAAGCGGAGACGATTGGTCTCCGCTTTACTATTAAAAGAAGTTCCTTTATTGTTTGGCCAGCGCTCCCATCCACCGGCTGATACGATTACATTGTTTGTATTCGTCGTCCACATGCACATAAAACGTTGGTATCTTTTCCACCAGCCATTTATTGATGGCTTCTGCGCGTTTGATATCCAATGTACGTTGCTGAATGCGGGAGTAGTCGTCGGTCAGGTTTTCCCTGTGTGGTTGGGTGCGTGTTTTCAGGTATACGATACGTACCGCAGCGCGGCCGTTTTCGTCGGTGAACTGAGTCGGAGCAGAGATATGACCTGGTTTCAGGGTATCGAG
The genomic region above belongs to Chitinophaga sp. 180180018-3 and contains:
- the dusB gene encoding tRNA dihydrouridine synthase DusB, whose amino-acid sequence is MVKIGNIELGEFPLLLAPMEDVSDPPFRAVCKDNGADLMYTEFISSEGLIRDAIKSRKKLDIFDYERPVGIQIFGGDEESLSLAAQIVEATNPDLLDINFGCPVKKVACKGAGAGILKDIPKMVKLTAAVVKATKLPVTIKTRLGWDEETKNIEDVAERLQDVGIKALTIHGRTRTQMYKGSADWTLIGKVKNNPRIQIPIFGNGDICTPEQAIAARQKYGVDGIMIGRAAIGYPWVFREIKHFMKTGEHLPLPTVLERVEVCKKHLHQSVAWKGEVVGILEMRRHYTNYLKGLPHIKEFRQQLVTLNTLAEIEDVLDAVVLQYKDHIFERAAPQLAAQDFLPADNEMAGCNVYG
- a CDS encoding DUF2007 domain-containing protein, whose amino-acid sequence is MEKDWVKVFASNSPFEAEVVKGMLLENGVTAVLLNRQSSSYNIGLPGQAELYVHQSNEQTAKDLIHNHNNHPTGDVTGDVE
- the proC gene encoding pyrroline-5-carboxylate reductase codes for the protein MSTRKIAIIGGGNLGTAIAQGLLKSGFSKAGDITITKRNTSTLSALKEAGVRVETDNAIAIRESEVIVVALKPYNVREVLQSFKSSFDPARHILISVVTGVSIDDLEHIVPGMPVVRAMPNTAIAIQESITCIAHKHASEEQIRYIKSMFDQLGATVSIDEKLMDAATVLGACGIAYALRYIRANIQGGIEIGFDVRTASLIAAQTVKGAAELLIRENRHPEEEIDKVTTPKGCTIAGLNEMEHQGFSSSLIKGIIASYDKIVKD
- a CDS encoding phosphatidate cytidylyltransferase — translated: MKTFFTRTASALVFVAVMLGGILWTDVSFFLLFFLIGCFALQEYFRLLRHIDPDYNNIPVWHQWGATIAGAAILLTFTGKNFQIAHLPTGFIGWWVAVIFLLVMPLGEVLMSKDFSLKNLGYSAIGLLYVTVPFGLLIHIRLNAINIHYTVLDVGTAPGWLIPLLLIIFIWINDTMAYIVGSLIGRTPFAPAISPKKTIEGTVGGMILAVAAAAVYGYFWGKQYLALQHWIVLALIAAVFGTIGDLIESKLKRMAGVKDSGRIMPGHGGFLDRFDSLLLAAPFAWIYVQFFMMA
- a CDS encoding histidine phosphatase family protein, with translation MKTLLLIRHAKSSWTDPDMDDFDRPLNKRGKQNAPEMAKRLISRGMVPELIISSPAKRARTTAKMMASEWKYPKQAILLEEELYLCYAATFLKVITKIDDDFGAVAIFAHNPGITDFANYLTEEIRIDNVPTTGIFGIQADTDSWKDFDLAKKKFLFFEYPRKE
- a CDS encoding amidophosphoribosyltransferase — protein: MEKQHNRGQDGAGLATVKLNTEPGVPFMHRFRSAAPQAIGDIFGKIRDEIHEIERYQPEITKYPGLMKGHVRFLGELLMGHLRYATQGKNNVELCHPFLRYNTIPARNLAMAGNFNLVNADELFKFSKAEPGETHKNSDLAAMLEVVHHFLVKEDNDGTSELDIKKILQQAFSMFDGGYHACGLIGSGDAFVIRDAHGIRPSYYYINEDVIVAASERAAIRTTFNVGENEVLELMPGNALIVKNNGEYAIEQILEPKERKACSFERIYFSRGNDEKIYKERTALGRNLSATVLKAIDNDLRNTIFSFIPNTAEIAFYGLLKGLEDYLNKIKVERILSWGNDFDAEKLSEMVNRRIRIDKIAIKDVKMRTFITEDSSRNEMVQHVYDITYGTVRPGIDSLVVIDDSIVRGTTLKESIIKMLDRLGPKKLIIVSSAPQIRYPDCYGIDMSKMGDFVAFQAAIALLKDHGKEYILQEAYGLCKELARTNTLHAQNVVKNIYKPFTPEQISAKIAEILTPKGIGAEIELIYQSIESLHQACPNNLGDWYFTGDYPTPGGNRVVNKAFMNYIEGKNERGY
- a CDS encoding phosphatidylserine decarboxylase family protein, giving the protein MKIHREGFATISLVFLVLALINGAVFYWFGSSPAVCWTVSVISLAFFLFIVSFFRIPSRQYTTGDSLVISPCDGKVVVIEEVYEPEYFKDKRLQVSIFMSPANVHVNRNPISGTVKLSQYHAGKYLVAWHPKSSTENERHSVVIGNNKGDILVRQIAGALARRIVNYLKPGMEVAQNDEMGFIKFGSRVDLYLPIGTEVAVQLQQVVQGGITVVAKI
- a CDS encoding AAA domain-containing protein, translated to MEASQTATAFYARIREAYHLPDTDEKIRQYRQILEILFRELTRKESRSFGNLFARMQFYFDQNALPPDIRQQLTALSILTNKATRGMFSLQDTEHQLCIRALSEAVAWCFQVAPPNDLQEIYAPAGQHKLSVTWQHHSGTLTLIKCMVTSVGTLQTSADGRYSMQVGARNDEQGDFLLLLEDMDPVAILSLHRLLRPYDTIHVLNCRQLSSGEYAATAESQVVLEPDLLIDISDLAECFTHKGPNRLLYLVKKLTPQQSGPAAFKGNLVNALLDEMLRNNNVDFKTSFVEAVAENVLQAAAYGREAINEMYRDIRQQHWGNLHNTVKELQHKPVRIEPTFFSALYGLQGRLDLMAEDDADELRKEIFELKSGKCPDYNTWKNHEMQVVGYNLLLRSAFGRHRKGSSAILYSAAATNPLRNVSSTHHSENDLLLLRNEVVAMMLRLAIGETTILSGITAAAAQGLPSFSAAHFATYEQAWQTAPPLAKDYYREFLSFTLREYLQAKCGMFSAVAREDDADGFAGLWLQQEKDKLRHFNIIPGLRFREFDNTNSLVVFDIVVPVSHNFRQGDTAIIYPRTSTELQPMQQQLLKGRIEDLGRDQLSFSLNNRQMTLDFFRQFDEWIIEHDIYESNYWTAAAALFHVISPPYRERMNLLLGLTAPRREPLTYACPAMFNPNQEIIVRQALEARDYFLLQGPPGTGKTSSLLTTIVGEMVKQGRSVVLVAFTNKAVDEICHKLSARDISHLRLGGRNSGASQLLREYCLKGSLDDARKFITGQRVFVATVATMTSRLDQLLMMGIPADTLIVDEASQLTEPQLLGLLMPFRKFILIGDQNQLPPVVAQEEYFCAVQAASLQSLGITDLRTALFERLMHCCKNHHWHHAWGMLNTHFRMHDNIAALVNHYYAGQLSSGRPEQQAAFEMPAHPTTQGWERILSLGRKVFIPSPYEATSKMNKTEAQWVASLLQYLKRRHGSGFSKDTVGVVTPWRTQISLIRTLIGEDDDLASINIDTVERFQGAENDIIIVSLAVYHAAQVNTLQCLGQFSWEEKNIEVDRKLLVTLSRARKQVIVLGHEPVLQHSAHYRKMLGEMMRADL
- a CDS encoding NUMOD4 domain-containing protein, whose translation is MTTFKNLKNEVWKDLQIKNKSALRKKYAVSNMGRVISYHESTEDGKLLTGSTVEGYTVLNVKPADTYQSLYLHREVAKLFSKRSGRSHKYVIHLDYDKKNNKASNLQWATKEEMEEHQQKSPAKLAYKEKQRNRLKGLKLNITKVKSIKRLLNKPGKKTMKQIAEQFDISEMQLYRIKSGENWGHVTVD
- a CDS encoding type II CAAX endopeptidase family protein, whose protein sequence is MTGYLKQSPVLMQFVTFLGFFFGFFAIYLFALGLITPGITGQSLEALQNGALVNPNFIGYLKITQFFYSIVAFFVPAALFAYLWQPYPMTYLGLKPAPKGIQVVLALVAIYGCLIIASPLGEWNKTWPVPDAVKDAAALAEKLLEVFLKMPTITDLLINLVLIAIVPAIAEEFFFRGVLQRLLIKATRNVWIGVFIASVIFSAIHGDILGFMPRLLLGIGLGAIYVFSGNLWLAIYAHILVNGMQVLMLYLFQHGMLKEDPAKDGTVEWYYVALAIPVTIGVFWALRKKSDPMPMIDPVEAATDKVDEIGNNDEI